One Natronococcus sp. CG52 DNA window includes the following coding sequences:
- a CDS encoding RNA-guided endonuclease InsQ/TnpB family protein → MKYRRTAVIKLDTPDGADPLLQETVEQFKHCANTASEWCWHGDDGYHVTSKAKAERALYDQLKDETDLTANLVQKGIRRAVEAVKSGVERLNRGENTSQPYFSADSAVYDKRSATFHRDRVSLSTIDGRIECDYILPDDSETPPTKYVSDEDFEFRMAHLQYYDNDWYLHASMRKVEADEEIPESESKHSTVLGVDLGVNNLAVASTGRFWSADEINHWRREYEKRRGSLQRCGSRYAHENIEAVGRKEYRRFEIHLHTLANELIEEAVENDCSHIVFEDLTYIRENIPEATWQHVWAFRRLYGYVEYKADEYGVEVVRVDPRNTSNNASTCEFTHDRATAATGDSLELHYSM, encoded by the coding sequence GTACCGCCGTTATCAAGCTCGACACGCCCGACGGAGCCGACCCGCTCCTCCAAGAGACTGTCGAGCAGTTCAAACACTGCGCCAACACCGCGAGCGAGTGGTGCTGGCACGGCGACGACGGCTACCATGTCACCTCGAAAGCCAAAGCCGAACGAGCCCTCTACGACCAACTCAAAGACGAAACCGACCTGACCGCGAATCTCGTCCAGAAAGGCATCCGTAGAGCGGTCGAGGCCGTCAAAAGTGGCGTCGAACGCCTCAACCGTGGAGAAAACACCTCGCAACCCTATTTCTCGGCAGACAGCGCGGTGTACGACAAGCGAAGCGCGACGTTCCACCGCGACCGCGTATCCCTCTCCACCATAGACGGACGCATCGAGTGTGACTACATCCTCCCCGACGACTCGGAGACACCGCCGACCAAATACGTCTCCGACGAGGACTTCGAGTTTCGGATGGCTCACCTGCAGTACTACGACAACGACTGGTACCTCCACGCTTCGATGCGAAAAGTCGAGGCTGACGAGGAGATACCTGAATCCGAGTCCAAGCACAGTACAGTCCTTGGTGTGGATTTGGGCGTCAACAACCTCGCGGTTGCTTCAACGGGCCGATTCTGGTCGGCAGACGAGATCAACCACTGGCGTCGAGAATACGAGAAGCGCCGTGGGTCGCTCCAGCGGTGTGGCTCTCGTTACGCCCACGAGAACATCGAAGCCGTTGGGCGGAAAGAGTACAGGCGATTCGAGATACATCTGCACACGCTGGCGAACGAACTCATTGAGGAAGCCGTCGAGAACGACTGCTCGCACATCGTCTTCGAGGACTTAACGTACATCCGCGAGAACATCCCCGAAGCGACGTGGCAACATGTATGGGCGTTCCGACGCCTCTACGGGTACGTTGAGTACAAGGCCGATGAGTATGGCGTCGAAGTGGTGCGGGTTGACCCTCGGAACACGTCGAACAACGCTTCGACGTGTGAGTTTACCCACGAT